A portion of the Lolium rigidum isolate FL_2022 chromosome 1, APGP_CSIRO_Lrig_0.1, whole genome shotgun sequence genome contains these proteins:
- the LOC124683364 gene encoding cyclin-dependent kinase F-1-like encodes MAIGGGGGGGSWSIHGRPDVTSRYEVLGRAGSGAYADVYRGRRRSDGAAVALKEVHDAVSAQREADALLAVASESSPHVVALLDHFPGGDHDDDVLVLEWLPLDLAAVVRDGKRAGGLPAAQVKRWMLQVIEGVAACHRVGLVHRDLKPGNLLISEAGVLKVADFGQARFLQEQPTHEPEIPAAQEPERLTAADYLDEIDQLRAKSTYGDVDRMSLQDGNTSCFATCSTADIDDDPFRASYSYDAEEDMGDEESGAFTSCVGTRWFRAPELLYGSTNYGQEIDLWSLGCILAELLNLEPIFPGQSDIDQIGRIIGVLGNITEESFPGCSNLPDYNKIFFNKVEKPVGLEASLPNRSASEVNMVKRLLCYDPAKRASASDLLNDLYFTEEPLPVPIAGLQVPASKGEDDDDSAEEWGNFRDGNSDSDIDEFGSMDVTKTDKGFSIRF; translated from the exons ATggcgatcggcggcggcggcggaggcgggagcTGGAGCATCCACGGCCGCCCCGACGTCACCTCCCGCTACGAGGTCCTCGGGCGCGCTGGCTCCGGCGCCTACGCCGACGTCTACCGCGGCCGTCGCCGCTccgacggcgccgccgtcgccctcaaGGAGGTCCACGACGCTGTCAGCGCCCAGCGCGAGGCCGACGCCCTCCTCGCCGTCGCATCCGAGTCCTCCCCCCACGTAGTCGcgctcctcgaccacttccccggcggcgaccacgacgacgacgtcctCGTCCTCGAGTGGCTCCCGCTCGACCTCGCCGCCGTTGTGCGCGACGGGAAGCGCGCCGGCGGCCTCCCGGCCGCCCAGGTCAAGCGGTGGATGCTGCAGGTCATCGAGGGCGTCGCCGCCTGCCATCGCGTCGGCCTCGTGCACCGCGACCTCAAGCCCGGAAACCTGCTCATCTCCGAGGCCGGGGTGCTCAAGGTCGCCGACTTTGGCCAG GCCAGGTTTCTTCAGGAACAGCCAACTCATGAACCGGAAATTCCTGCTGCTCAGGAGCCAGAGAGACTCACTGCAGCTGACTACCTAGATGAGATAGACCAACTCCGGGCCAAGTCCACTTATGGGGATGTCGACAGAATGAGCCTTCAGGATGGAAACACCTCATGTTTTGCCACTTGCAGCACAGCAGACATCGACGATGATCCATTTAGAGCGTCCTATTCATATGATGCTGAAGAAGACATGGGGGATGAAGAATCTGGCGCCTTCACTTCCTGTGTTGGAACACGGTGGTTTAGAGCTCCTGAGCTCCTATACGGTTCAACCAACTACGGCCAAGAGATCGACCTGTGGTCACTAGGATGCATTTTGGCTGAGCTTCTCAATTTAGAGCCTATATTCCCAGGCCAGTCTGATATTGATCAGATTGGTAGAATCATTGGGGTTCTGGGCAATATCACAGAAGAGTCCTTCCCAGGCTGTTCAAATTTACCCGATTACAACAAGATCTTCTTCAACAAGGTTGAGAAGCCTGTGGGCCTTGAAGCATCACTTCCTAACAGGTCTGCTTCTGAGGTTAACATGGTAAAGCGGCTACTCTGTTATGACCCAGCAAAGAGGGCCAGTGCTTCTGACCTGCTGAATGATCTATACTTCACCGAAGAACCCTTACCCGTACCTATTGCTGGACTACAAGTACCAGCATCGAAgggtgaggacgacgacgattctGCGGAAGAATGGGGTAATTTCAGAGATGGCAATTCAGATTCGGACATTGACGAGTTTGGTAGCATGGATGTCACCAAGACCGACAAGGGTTTCAGCATACGCTTTTAA
- the LOC124691660 gene encoding uncharacterized protein LOC124691660, giving the protein MDVARTSQCLPHARHHEVLLLMLLSYYMEKQHPTRVLIRCTKAWLQWLFYFVYWYSDGSVIATSSPWLVAYEKLGFSVSGFHGGLQPTVLSKNFKEGRAQP; this is encoded by the exons ATGGACGTAGCGCGGACATCACAGTGCCTTCCACACGCGCGCCACCATGAGGTCCTTCTCTTGATGCTGCTCTC ATATTATATGGAGAAGCAGCATCCGACGAGGGTTCTGATCAGATGCACGAAGGCTTGGTTGCAGTggctattttattttgtttactggTATTCAG ATGGGTCAGTGATAGCAACCAGCAGCCCATGGTTAGTTGCATACGAAAAG CTAGGATTTAGTGTTAGTGGATTCCATGGTGGGCTGCAGCCTACAG TTCTCTCAAAGAACTTC AAAGAGGGAAGGGCACAACCATGA